In the Besnoitia besnoiti strain Bb-Ger1 chromosome XII, whole genome shotgun sequence genome, one interval contains:
- a CDS encoding hypothetical protein (encoded by transcript BESB_024190): MVCLSILSLLVAAPAPTECLGLWNPRYRSWHSHEGNGIELLKPEGTRALHATASLDSFFVENHRHQGDRQAAVPLSTDIWPCSGFSATPSSTTELGSSELTPASRLPFQAPGNHLAKKLDAAGDEHGNSNRGKESRRDTRLTRTRSHPVLPSAASSSFAERLSPWSAAFAEYGSAWAATEKEEPGESGNPLAFLGPPAYSPVHDPFRLPEASASTSASPHGDLRIVSALPLCRIPPYALGPMVGAGSFSMVYPVLQHDCPAAAKLLPGRKLGVKIFRLRLTGVSTLLNSVCERRRNQIDSDAFDAFHSYFRRLPFMSRDFHSMIRMLDEGLTVQRVMTYAHHLTPQLVLTDAKALREVINTNCFYKEMIQLGMIFRRIKEYLRKHRPNAWATLQEADTETQALAYAEIGLKEQGWALPVARVIVSDHQGIPAWGLLTELFEGDLKPEADRTGSTLDGWLRATPGNDALHQLFSSRESLMDLTSKTLKSLASMHTLFGFGHFDIKPNNLLYRTLPTGEGRPTGVEVALADFGMASEFYDWMPVQGTIEYMPPEMKGVRSPVRARPAFDVYAAGLTISRFWSSAMALGVAEPWVSNCIVPALSRSEIPVEFTFRRFTTRSGPRIYTAATIASLAACFAPAGKVEKTYHTQMPHILRLLISQMVEADARVRVSMRHAALTVVGMREIEQLSGLFPSRSGAESNDDNLQKFQDSPLIKFLLFYLGIPRLSVTTDNMDAYGRLGRYLLDLVKHEPLHAAATELVQPLDLDYFRQDIDWINTTIDISESEVEAVISRTRERLTKSLVITDEAWADLVDILFGVTREGLRVLAQRAIYVRKTHALQQAVGNAVGEFIMSLYQADGSLQLIAEDPYTDLSETILDGLRVFVPKDTEIGLYLTHRVAATYTAWTTLDRLLRKAVQQARSHRATEEAGAAAVEGPSAEARLPKDEGALQDAVFSSLQAITAPLYFGLPWGFDAASTYGRTAEEMTSFVQETYIPHVSRMWPQGTHRAILRLTIDRTVRKLNSALPASPGEIYKTVFGALPKHGLIPTLFHVGLEREEYTQLLYGKSLKDFKKIVVHFAAQQELRLAVERAVAALSPEDGRDARDEQTRAGKGFIEVMLRFNGKRMPPKGSEAARHKIIKKTVFVDSTLTVGQVNTFFTKLLADSFDTSCREYVAELKVWVSGDSAEFQTVPENELVSQIFAAPEREKVFKVVATHPSTDLAVAETTKEIEQWQQHAAAPDANMFLFGEA; this comes from the exons ATGGTGTGTCTTTCCATTCTTTCCCTGCTGGTGGCTGCTCCTGCGCCGACCGAATGCCTCGGACTCTGGAACCCGCGTTATCGCTCCTGGCACTCACATGAAGGAAACGGTATTGAATTACTCAAACCTGAGGGAACAAGGGCGTTGCATGCTACAGCTTCCCTCGACTCCTTTTTCGTAGAGAATCATAGACATCAGGGTGACAGACAAGCCGCGGTTCCTTTGTCAACGGACATTTGGCCCTGCAGTGGGTTCAGTGCAACTCCATCTTCGACGACAGAACTGGGCTCGAGTGAATTGACGCCAGCAAGTCGGTTGCCCTTTCAGGCGCCGGGAAATCATCTTGCAAAGAAGTTGGATGCAGCTGGCGACGAGCACGGGAACAGTAACAGGGGTAAAGAGTCTCGCAGAGATACAAGACTGACAAGGACGCGGTCTCACCCTGTCTTGCCGtcggctgcctcctcttctttcgccGAGCGTCTTTCTCCGTGGTCGGCTGCCTTCGCAGAATACGGGAGCGCTTGGGCAGCTACCGAGAAAGAGGAGCCAGGCGAGAGCGGAAATCCTCTTGCCTTCCTGG GTCCACCTGCTTATTCGCCTGTGCACGATCCGTTTCGCCTTCCCGAGGCTTCGGCGTCAACATCGGCTTCACCCCATGGGGACCTGAGGATCGTCAGTGCTCTTCCCCTGTGTAGAATTCCCCCCTATGCTCTCGGCCCGATGGTTGGCGCCGGGTCCTTCTCTATGGTATACCCAGTTCTTCAGCATGATTGCCCTGCTGCCGCAAAACTGCTACCAGGCCGCAAACTCGGAGTCAAAATTTTCAGACTGAGGCTCACCGGTGTTTCGACGCTGCTCAACAGCGTCTGTGAGCGCCGGCGGAATCAGATTGACTCGGATGCCTTTGATGCTTTTCATTCGTATTTCAG GAGACTGCCTTTCATGAGTCGAGATTTCCACAGCATGATTCGGATGCTTGACGAGGGCTTAACGGTCCAGCGGGTAATGACATATGCGCATCATTTAACTCCGCAGCTTGTTTTAACGGATGCCAAGGCGTTGCGCGAAGTCATAAACACAAATTGCTTCTACAAGGAAATGATTCAACTGGGGATGATTTTCCGGCGGATCAAGGAATACTTAAGGAAGCACCGACCCAATGCATGGGCAACGCTTCAAG AAGCCGACACAGAAACGCAAGCACTCGCGTACGCCGAGATCGGCCTGAAGGAGCAAGGCTGGGCTCTTCCAGTAGCGCGTGTGATCGTCAGCGACCACCAAGGGATTCCGGCGTGGGGCCTTCTTACAGAGCTCTTTGAAGGCGACTTGAAG CCTGAAGCGGACAGAACCGGATCAACTCTCGACGGATGGCTCCGAGCGACCCCCGGCAATGACGCGCTACACCAACTATTCAGTTCTCGGGAGAGTCTGATGGACCTGACGTCAAAGACCTTGAAGTCTCTTGCCTCGATGCACACTCTGTTTGGTTTCGGGCACTTCGACATCAAACCCAACAACCTCCTCTATAGAACGCTCCCAAC GGGGGAGGGTCGTCCCACCGGTGTCGAGGTCGCCTTGGCGGATTTTGGCATGGCGTCTGAGTTCTACGACTGGATGCCTGTGCAAGGGACGATTGAGTACATGCCCCCCGAAATGAAAGGTGTTCGTTCTCCTGTGAGAGCTCGTCCCGCATTCGATGTGTACGCCGCTGGCTTGACGATATCTCGGTTCTGGTCCTCCGCAAtggctctcggcgtcgccgagccTTGGGTCTCGAATTGCATTGTTCCAGCCCTCTCACGCTCTGAAATCCCAGTGGAATTCACGTTTCGCCGATTCACCACGCGCTCAGGGCCGAGAATATACACGGCGGCGACAAtcgcttctctcgccgcctgcttTGCACCGGCAGGAAAGGTTGAGAAAACGTATCACACTCAAATGCCTCATATCCTGCGGCTCCTGATCTCTCAAATGGtagaagcagacgcgcgagtcaGAGTCAGCATGCGCCACGCCGCTCTCACGGTCGTAG GTATGAGGGAGATCGAGCAGCTGAGTGGGTTGTTCCCAAGTCGCTCAGGCGCGGAATCGAATGACGACAATCTCCAGAAGTTTCAGGACAGTCCTCTGATAAAATTCCTTCTCTTTTATCTTGGTATCCCGCGCCTCTCGGTCACGACTGATAATATGGATGCCTACGGTCGCCTCGGTCGGTACCTGTTGGATCTTG TGAAACACGAGCCCTTGCATGCTGCAGCAACTGAATTAGTGCAGCCTCTTGATCTAGACTATTTTCGCCAAGACATAGATTGGATAAACACGACGATTGACATCTCCGAGAGCGAAGTGGAGGCCGTTATTTCGAGAACGCGTGAGCGTCTCACCAAGAGCTTGGTGATAACTGATGAAGCGTGGGCAGACCTGGTCGACATTCTCTTCGGAGTAACGCGTGAAGGTCTACGGGTGCTTGCCCAGCGCGCTATTTATGTGAGAAAAA CTCACGCACTTCAGCAGGCTGTTGGAAATGCCGTCGGCGAGTTCATCATGTCGCTGTACCAGGCTGATGGCAGTCTTCAACTGATTGCGGAAGACCCGTATACAGACCTCTCCGAAACGATCCTTGATGGTCTTAGAGTCTTTGTGCCAAAAGACACCGAAATCGGCCTGTATCTGACTCACCG GGTAGCGGCAACCTATACAGCTTGGACAACTCTGGATCGGCTCCTACGAAAAGCGGTTCAACAGGCTCGATCACACAGAGCAACTGAGGAAGCCGGTGCTGCCGCTGTAGAGGGCCCCTCGGCAGAGGCCCGGCTGCCTAAGGATGAGGGAGCATTGCAGGACGCAGTCTTTTCTTCGCTCCAAGCTATCACGGCGCCTCTCTATTTTGGTCTCCCGTGGGGATTTGATGCCGCTTCTACTTACGGTCGAACAGCGGAGGAGATGACCAGCTTCGTGCAAGAAACGTATATTCCTCACGTTTCTAGAATGT GGCCACAAGGCACGCATAGGGCTATCTTACGCCTCACCATAGACAGAACAGTTCGAAAGCTGAACTCGGCTCTGCCTGCGAGCCCGGGAGAGATTTACAAAACGGTTTTTGGTGCGCTACCAAAACACGGACTGATTCCAACACTTTTCCACGTCGGCCTCGAAAGGGAAGAATATACGCAGCTTCTCTACGGCAAAAGCCTCAAAGACTTCAAGAAGATAGTAGTACACTTTGCAGCGCAACAAGAGCTCAGGCTCGCCGTTGAAAGGGCGGTGGCTGCCCTTAGCCCTGAGGACGGTAG GGACGCCAGGGAcgagcagacgcgcgcag GGAAAGGCTTCATTGAAGTCATGCTGCGGTTCAATGGGAAACGGATGCCGCCAAAGGGCTCGGAGGCTGCCCGTCACAAGATAATCAAAAAGACGGTGTTTGTCGATTCGACTCTTACTGTTGGTCAAGTCAACACATTTTTCACAAAACTTCTTGCTGACAG TTTTGATACGTCCTGTCGCGAATATGTCGCTGAATTGAAAGTTTGGGTTAGCGGCGACTCCGCGGAGTTTCAAACCGTCCCGGAGAACGAATTGGTATCACAGATTTTCGCAGCGCCTGAACGCGAAAAGGTTTTCAAGGTCGTTGCCACACATCCGAGCACAGACTTGGCTGTCGCAGAGACT ACGAAGGAGATCGAGCAATGGCAACAAcatgctgctgcgccagatGCGAACATGTTTCTGTTTGGAGAAGCGTGA
- a CDS encoding hypothetical protein (encoded by transcript BESB_024160), which produces MERLTGGPHSAGPPRLPFSSSPSTPLSVSSFSAVHASRSLSSWRLLWRLRAICHRCSSLVVSLLFVLLLCVPELTECLGPPTLRFHRHTRAARKWKTGADGRQERGATGISSLLEQPVFRKPRRLRPSQTFFRLSPDVSLQGEASSLFAIPDRNVKHFQLSLSSLKQIARERLAETPGEIRRPVHSDLQNDGRVESVHTPPFAPSSPLVSSPSSDSVPLAPPSAFAQTQKKETASPGKTSETKNALAFLGVPAVVSERNPPVLSRTASASAPSTQEEELAKANSLPLCEIQWDILGPMLGSGSYGGVYPLLQPACPDVTKSFVGRKFAVKIFRLKRAGIMAHFDSISDGKAPQTDTETLHAIESQIRAIPASNSIYQKMVRVIDPSIDAQKTKNYAGSLTHDIVLTESNKLRAVINTHSFFSELCETGTIFQQMETFIKRNRPDVWTALEGASEEAKASKYAEIGIAENHWSLPLARVVVNDTRGIKHWGLLIELHHGDLEPKAKKRGSPADSWLPMVISSQALREIFGSRTSLLSLTSKVLKPFVKMHNLYLLGHFDIKPANILYKYLPAQNGRAAGLSIAAADFGMASRLYSPMPIRGTLSFMAPDMERVPGGLTSSPEFDVYALGLTLAWFWTSATEVNERAPWVEKCIKPALKRSADSGGSVAFTFQRFASKTGPRIYDEQTLAALDGCFALGGKIEKLYHTEMPLLARLKISQMVDLDPRARCSMRHAELTFKVLSVTDQLSRGTPGGATADADEEKLKRLQEMPLMKYLLYYLHLKPLTVARDNRTEYRLINRAMLEFAQHTPLHAAAAEEVEPLPLDFFHGEKDWAAATIDITEEEVDAVIKRARTVLASETLSAEGWTDLVDIVFGVTPEGLRTLARRAVYRRKTFVLQQEIAKAVRQFVTSLYKVDAPLQLVAEDPPPRLFEFVRAELALSPPEATKLGRRITRGALQSFSAWARIDRCLRQAFRLAVESPSNSATRDAAAALESGRVPAPEQEKALYDAIFSTFESMTAASHSGLPWGPDAVSDFGVAAEEMSRYVRSTHIALIAKMWPYSAHRQILDSSIQVAVRRLLGEQATLPDSLSAVYEMAFGALPRYAHVNMPFLVGLEREEYTRILFNYNLSKFKEAVGVAATRHELKIAVEKAVDALGADAEKSNDEELAENLMKELLPQHIRIAPPARFGWKEQANIRTSILDFVKDVRRRRSLAGPDMVQVRIRINGKSKPPRDASLVLHEIRKKLVAFKSGVSVSQFNEFFTRVLKESFNPFCRSFVAELKKRIKRSPAEYETVSGDTALVTLLGQDGSSIFKLVAVDPSVQGSASEPNNCFIWTPAFLADEKIIVIEAADA; this is translated from the exons ATGGAGAGACTGACAGGAGGTCCTCACTCCGCGGGCCCTCCGCGACTGCCTTTTTCTTCATCGCCATCCACCCCGCTCTCAGTATCTTCATTTTCTGCAGTGCATGCGTCGCGGTCCCTTTCGTCTTGGCGCCTGTTATGGAGACTTCGCGCGATCTGCCATCGCTGTTCGTCTCTCGTTGTATCTCTACTCTTCGTTCTGCTCCTGTGCGTTCCCGAGTTGACCGAATGCCTCGGACCCCCCACGTTGCGCTTTCACCGccacacgcgcgccgccaggaaGTGGAAAACTGGAGCAGATGGCCGTCAGGAAAGGGGAGCAACAGGGATTTCTTCGCTCCTTGAGCAGCCCGTTTTTCGAAAGccccggcgtctgcgtccatCGCAGACGTTTTTCCGTCTCTCCCCAGATGTCTCGCTTCAGGGCGAGGCGTCGTCTCTATTCGCGATTCCCGACCGAAACGTGAAGCATTTCCAACTGTCTTTGTCTTCTCTCAAGCAGATTGCGAGAGAACGGCTTGCAGAGACACCAGGAGAGATTCGAAGGCCAGTGCACAGTGACTTGCAGAATGATGGCCGTGTGGAGAGTGTTCACACTCCACCTTTCGCTCCATCTTCACCTCTggtctcctctccgtcctccgATTCGGTTCCCCTAGCTCCTCCATCTGCGTTTGcgcaaacgcagaaaaaggagacagcTTCACCGGGCAAAACATCTGAGACAAAGAATGCACTCGCGTTCCTCG GAGTGCCTGCGGTCGTCTCGGAACGAAATCCGCCAGTCTTGAGCCGCACAGCTTCAGCCTCCGCTCCCAGTACACAAGAGGAGGAATTGGCGAAAGCCAACTCGCTTCCGCTGTGCGAGATACAGTGGGATATACTCGGGCCTATGCTAGGGTCGGGTTCATACGGCGGCGTTTACCCGCTTCTCCAACCGGCTTGTCCTGACGTGACGAAGAGCTTTGTGGGTCGAAAGTTCGCTGTCAAAATTTTTCGGCTGAAAAGGGCAGGGATTATGGCGCACTTTGATAGCATCAGTGACGGCAAAGCGCCTCAAACAGACACCGAAACGCTTCACGCCATCGAATCCCAGATCAG AGCAATTCCCGCCTCAAACTCGATTTATCAGAAGATGGTGCGGGTGATTGACCCAAGCATTGACGCTCAGAAAACAAAGAACTACGCAGGCTCTCTGACGCACGACATCGTCCTGACGGAGTCGAATAAGCTTCGAGCTGTTATTAATACGCATTCGTTCTTCTCGGAGCTGTGTGAGACAGGCACTATTTTCCAACAGATGGAAACCTTCATCAAGCGAAACCGGCCGGATGTGTGGACTGCGCTTGAGG GGGCTAGTGAAGAAGCCAAGGCTTCAAAGTACGCAGAGATTGGTATCGCGGAGAATCACTGGAGCCTTCCTTTGGCGCGCGTTGTCGTCAACGACACGAGGGGTATCAAGCACTGGGGTTTGCTCATCGAACTTCACCATGGCGATTTGGAG CCCAAGGCGAAAAAGCGCGGATCCCCGGCGGATAGCTGGCTGCCGATGGTGATCAGCAgtcaggcgctgcgcgaaaTCTTTGGCTCCCGGActtccctcctctccctgaCCTCCAAAGTGTTGAAGCCCTTTGTGAAGATGCACAATCTCTACCTTCTTGGCCATTTCGATATCAAGCCAGCTAATATCCTCTACAAGTACCTCCCAGC ACAGAACGGCCGTGCGGCAGGTCTCTCGATTGCCGCAGCCGACTTTGGTATGGCTTCCAGACTGTACAGCCCGATGCCGATCCGAGGGACCCTATCCTTTATGGCTCCCGATATGGAGCGAGTCCCCGGCGGCTTGACATCCAGTCCGGAGTTTGACGTCTATGCACTTGGCCTGACACTTGCGTGGTTCTGGACGTCCGCGACAGAGGTCAACGAGCGCGCACCGTGGGTGGAGAAGTGCATCAAGCCTGCGCTGAAGCGATCTGCAGACTCAGGCGGATCCGTGGCGTTTACCTTCCAGAGATTCGCAAGCAAGACGGGGCCTAGAATATACGATGAGCAGACACTGGCTGCCCTGGATGGGTGCTTCGCACTGGGGGGCAAAATCGAGAAATTGTACCATACGGAGATGCCACTGCTTGCGAGACTCAAGATCTCTCAGATGGTCGATCTAGATCCACGCGCCAGGTGCAGCATGCGGCACGCAGAACTCACCTTCAAAG TCTTGTCGGTCACGGATCAGCTGAGCCGTGGGACTCCAGGAGGTGCAActgcagacgcggacgaggagaaaCTGAAGAGGCTGCAAGAGATGCCTCTTATGAAATATCTCTTGTATTACCTTCACCTGAAGCCTCTGACTGTCGCGCGAGACAACAGGACAGAGTACCGACTCATCAATCGTGCGATGCTGGAGTTTG CCCAGCACAcaccgctgcatgcggcagcagcggaagaagtcgagccccTGCCTCTGGATTTTTTTCACGGAGAGAAAGACTGGGCGGCTGCGACGATAGACATTACCGAGGAAGAAGTGGACGCAGTGATTAAAAGAGCGCGCACCGTGCTAGCCTCCGAGACCCTTTCAGCGGAAGGGTGGACCGATCTGGTTGACATAGTCTTCGGCGTCACCCCCGAGGGCCTGCGGACTCTCGCAAGGCGGGCGGTTTATAGACGGAAAA CTTTCGTGCTCCAGCAGGAAATAGCAAAGGCCGTGAGACAGTTCGTCACGTCCCTGTACAAAGTCGATGCTCCTCTTCAACTCGTTGCAGAGGATCCACCTCCTCGGCTGTTTGAATTCGTCCGGGCTGAGCTGGCGCTTTCACCTCCTGAAGCGACCAAACTGGGCAGGCGAATCACACGCGG AGCGCTTCAGAGTTTCTCCGCTTGGGCTCGAATAGATCGCTGCCTGCGTCAGGCATTCCGTCTCGCCGTCGAGAGCCCATCGAattcggcgacgcgcgacgccgctgcggctctggAGAGTGGGCGGGTTCCAGCGCCCGAGCAGGAAAAGGCGCTGTACGACGCAATATTCTCCACATTTGAATCAATGACAGCTGCGTCGCATTCTGGGCTGCCCTGGGGCCCGGACGCGGTATCCGATTTCGGAGTTGCAGCCGAGGAAATGAGCAGATATGTGCGGAGCACACACATCGCCCTCATCGCCAAAATGT gGCCGTACTCCGCTCACAGGCAGATTTTGGATTCTTCAATCCAGGTTGCGGTCCGCCGACTGCTGGGGGAGCAAGCGACTCTCCCAGATTCCTTGTCGGCTGTTTACGAGATGGCGTTCGGCGCGTTGCCACGGTACGCGCATGTAAACATGCCGTTTCTTGTCGggctggagagagaggaataCACTCGGATTCTTTTCAACTACAATCTATCAAAATTTAAAGAGGCTGTCGGAGTTGCGGCGACTCGACACGAGCTCAAAATCGCTGTCGAGAAAGCCGTAGACGCACTGGGCGCCGATGCCG AGAAGTCAAAcgacgaggagctcgccgAAAACCTGATGAAAGAGCTCCTTCCACAGCACATCAGAATCGCGCCACCTGCGCGCTTTGGCTGGAAAGAGCAAGCAAACATTCGTACAAGCATTCTGGACTTTGTCAAGGATGtaaggcgcaggcggagccTCGCAG GACCAGATATGGTTCAAGTTCGTATCCGCATCAACGGGAAAAgcaagccgccgcgcgacgccagTCTCGTCCTCCACGAAATTCGAAAAAAGCTTGTGGCTTTCAAGTCGGGTGTCTCCGTTAGCCAGTTCAATGAGTTTTTTACACGAGTTCTCAAAGAAAG TTTCAATCCGTTCTGCCGCTCGTTCGTCGCCGAACTGAAGAAACGTATCAAACGCTCACCAGCCGAGTATGAGACTGTGTCCGGGGACACAGCACTCGTGACACTGTTGGGGCAAGACGGCTCTTCCATTTTCAAGTTGGTCGCTGTTGATCCGAGCGTGCAGGGATCGGCTTCTGAGCCC AATAATTGCTTCATCTGGACACCCGCATTCCTTGCAGATGAGAAGATTATCGTCATcgaggctgcagacgcctga
- a CDS encoding hypothetical protein (encoded by transcript BESB_024180) produces MSIEEFKQVLPTARVLLTGGDCVEQWGLLLERYDGGLQGRFDIKPLNILYQYFPGQDGGIPHVAVAAADFGFAATLERPTPIRNSCPELEQAPRVRNVDWAAVGIDVSDDEVATTISTVRMTVTKGMSLSEEARIDLVDICFCVSPKGLLALAEQLVYAIAGAVQKYIGSIYTADPHLQVLPEDPPSDVFQPIRDGLQISMSSATVVGRAVDQQVRQIFMVAWATLDRDLRQACRYTADEASNPAVRAAVEALRTGYAPVPHAAKQYYDLVYAKFRDQAEDLEFGLP; encoded by the exons ATGAGCATTGAAGAGTTCAAGCAGGTTCTCCCTACGGCGCGAGTCCTGTTGACCGGTGGCGACTGCGTCGAACAATGGGGCCTCCTCTTGGAACGCTACGATGGCGGCTTGCAG GGTCGCTTCGACATCAAACCGCTCAATATTCTTTACCAATACTTCCCAGG CCAGGATGGCGGTATCCCACATGTGGcagtcgccgcagctgaTTTCGGCTTTGCCGCCACACTGGAACGCCCGACTCCGATTCGAAATTCTTGCCCGGAGCTGGAGCAAGCACCCCGCGTG cggaATGTCGACTGGGCTGCTGTCGGTATCGATGTATCTGATGACGAAGTTGCCACAACGATTTCGACAGTGCGCATGACAGTTACCAAGGGCATGTCTCTATCTGAAGAGGCACGGATTGATTTAGTTGACATCTGTTTTTGCGTCTCTCCCAAGGGTCTCTTGGCGCTGGCTGAGCAGTTGGTTTAT GCGATAGCTGGCGCAGTGCAAAAATACATCGGTTCTATATATACTGCGGACCCTCATCTTCAGGTACTTCCGGAGGATCCTCCGTCTGACGTCTTCCAACCAATTCGAGATGGACTGCAGATTTCGATGTCTAGTGCGACTGTCGTGGGGCGGGCTGTCGACCAACA AGTGAGACAGATTTTCATGGTGGCGTGGGCGACGCTCGACCGAGACCTTCGCCAAGCGTGCCGGTACACGGCGGACGAGGCGTCAAACCCAGCAGTGCGCGCCGCAGTAGAGGCACTTCGAACAGGATACGCGCCCGTTCCACATGCAGCCAAACAATATTACGACTTGGTGTATGCCAAGTTCAGAGACCAGGCGGAAGACCTGGAATTTGGTCTCCCCTAA
- a CDS encoding hypothetical protein (encoded by transcript BESB_024170), with amino-acid sequence MLGSSLGSGSFGAVYALHGSVCPEVTSHFPGREFTAKLFHATTSGFMDVLERIEKGEKVLVNQATVRNVQEHLGYV; translated from the coding sequence ATGCTTGGTTCGAGTCTGGGCTCAGGATCGTTCGGCGCGGTCTATGCACTGCATGGATCTGTCTGTCCTGAGGTGACAAGTCACTTTCCGGGACGAGAATTCACGGCTAAGCTCTTCCACGCTACTACTAGCGGCTTTATGGATGTGCTGGAGCGCATTgaaaaaggcgagaaagTACTCGTCAACCAGGCCACCGTTAGGAATGTCCAAGAACATCTGGGGTACGTATGA